The Coffea arabica cultivar ET-39 chromosome 3c, Coffea Arabica ET-39 HiFi, whole genome shotgun sequence genome contains a region encoding:
- the LOC113735881 gene encoding L-type lectin-domain containing receptor kinase IV.1-like, which yields MSFRLLTVILAYFLVHTPAAGAAAFDDVGFIYQGFHSSNLSLDGVAKITSNGLLWITNTTNLQTGHAFYPNPIKFKSTSNSSAFSFSTQFVFAMVAGLPGIPGEGIAFVIAPTRGLAEGASTRFLGLFDESTDGNRTNHLFAVELDTIQNPDFDDINDNHVGIDINSMRSTVSQPASYRANNKNSFDNLTLASGQPMQLWVEYDGMDRRIDVTLSPIAAAKPHTPLLSLRYDLSPILRQTMYVGFSAATSPINNGLGNFVLGWSFKMNGDAQALDLSRLPKLPRLGPKKVSKFFTVGLPLLSILLLSIVAFGVAYYLRRKWKFAEVLEEWELAYGPHRFKYKDLYIATKGFTQKQLLGEGGFGQVYKGVLPTNMVEVAVKKVSHRARQGMRAFIAEIVSIGRLRHRNLVPLLGYCRRKGELLLVYEFMSNGSLDKFLYNQPNCALNWSQRFRVIKGVALGLLYLHEEWEQVVIHRDVKASNVLLDDELNGRLGDFGLARLYDHGTLPQSTHVAGSIGYLAPEHNRTGMATTSTDVYAFGAFLLEVACGRRPIEPRAEPADNIILVDWVFSCWKAGCVLQAVDHNLGNEYVKEEAELVLKLGLLCSHSEPKIRPSMRQVLSYLEGSAALPDLSSLAMGVSAVGIGITHPDFEDITSSFATSRDRCYSHSVADSLLSGGR from the coding sequence ATGTCATTCAGACTTCTAACAGTAATCTTAGCCTATTTTCTAGTTCACACCCCTGCTGCTGGTGCAGCAGCTTTTGACGATGTTGGGTTCATCTATCAAGGATTTCACTCATCAAATCTTAGCCTGGATGGAGTAGCCAAAATCACCAGCAATGGCCTTCTATGGATAACCAACACCACCAACTTACAGACGGGACATGCCTTCTATCCTAATCCCATCAAATTCAAGAGCACATCTAATAGTTCAGCTTTCTCCTTTTCCACCCAATTTGTGTTTGCTATGGTAGCTGGGCTCCCAGGCATTCCAGGTGAGGGAATAGCTTTTGTGATTGCGCCAACAAGAGGCCTTGCAGAAGGGGCTTCCACACGTTTCCTCGGCCTCTTCGACGAAAGCACAGATGGCAATAGAACAAATCACCTTTTTGCCGTGGAGCTTGACACTATCCAAAACCCAGATTTTGACGATATCAATGACAACCATGTTGGTATTGACATTAACTCTATGAGGTCCACGGTATCCCAGCCAGCAAGTTACCGGGCTAATAACAAGAATTCATTTGATAACTTAACTCTTGCCAGCGGTCAACCGATGCAACTTTGGGTGGAATACGATGGGATGGATAGGAGAATCGATGTtacattatctccaatagcggCTGCTAAACCACATACTCCTCTTTTGTCTCTGAGATATGATCTTTCACCAATTTTACGGCAAACCATGTATGTTGGCTTTTCTGCAGCCACTAGTCCAATCAACAACGGGTTAGGTAATTTTGTACTGGGATGGAGCTTCAAGATGAATGGTGATGCGCAAGCGCTTGATCTCTCTCGGCTTCCCAAGCTTCCTCGGTTGGGACCTAAGAAAGTTTCTAAATTTTTCACCGTGGGATTGCCCCTGCTTTCCATACTTTTGCTGTCGATTGTAGCTTTTGGGGTAGCTTATTATTTAAGGAGGAAGTGGAAGTTTGCAGAAGTGCTGGAAGAATGGGAACTTGCCTATGGGCCTCACAGGTTCAAGTACAAAGATTTATACATTGCCACCAAGGGGTTTACACAAAAACAGCTGTTAGGGGAAGGCGGATTTGGCCAGGTCTACAAAGGCGTGTTGCCGACAAACATGGTTGAGGTTGCTGTCAAGAAGGTCTCTCATCGAGCAAGACAGGGAATGAGAGCATTTATTGCAGAAATCGTCAGTATTGGGCGCTTACGCCATAGAAATTTAGTGCCACTGTTGGGTTATTGTCGGCGTAAAGGAGAGTTGCTTTTGGTATACGAGTTCATGTCCAATGGTAGTCTAGACAAGTTTTTGTACAACCAACCAAACTGCGCCCTCAACTGGAGCCAAAGATTTCGAGTCATCAAAGGTGTAGCGTTAGGATTACTGTATCTACACGAAGAATGGGAGCAAGTAGTGATCCACCGAGATGTAAAAGCCAGTAATGTATTGTTAGATGATGAACTGAATGGGAGATTAGGAGATTTCGGCCTGGCAAGGCTATACGATCACGGAACTCTCCCTCAAAGCACCCATGTAGCGGGATCTATTGGCTACCTTGCCCCTGAGCATAATAGGACTGGGATGGCAACAACGAGCACTGATGTGTATGCTTTTGGGGCGTTTTTGCTAGAGGTTGCCTGTGGAAGAAGGCCGATAGAACCCCGAGCAGAACCAGCAGATAATATCATTTTGGTTGATTGGGTATTTTCTTGCTGGAAAGCAGGTTGTGTACTCCAGGCAGTTGATCATAATTTGGGTAATGAGTATGTGAAAGAGGAAGCAGAATTGGTGTTGAAACTGGGCTTGCTATGCTCTCATTCAGAACCAAAGATTAGGCCAAGTATGAGACAAGTTCTGTCGTACTTGGAGGGATCAGCTGCCTTACCAGATTTATCATCACTAGCCATGGGCGTTTCTGCTGTTGGCATTGGCATCACCCATCCTGACTTCGAAGATATTACATCGTCATTTGCAACTTCCAGAGACAGATGTTACTCACATTCTGTAGCAGACTCCCTTCTGTCTGGTGGTCGGTAA